ATCCATATTTAAATTCTCTTTTTTTATAAAAATTGCTCCACAAGAAATAGTTATAAAAGAAGATATATTTTGATTTTTTTCGTGTTTAATTTTTAAGTTTTCTACAGAATCACACATATTAACTAAAAAATCTTTTGAAGAAATTTGATTTTTATTTAAAGAAATTAATGCAAATTCTTCTCCACCTATTCTGCATAAAATATCATTTTTTGTACAAAGATTTTGAACACATTGTGCAATTTTAATTAATGCTTTATCTGCATTATTATGTCCATAAGTATCATTATATAATTTAAAATTATCAATATCAATAAATGCTAAAGTTAAAGAAAAATCGAACTTTATAGCTTTTTCAATAAATTTAATTAAATTTTCTTCAAAATATTTTTTATTGTAAATTCCTGTTAAGTAATCAGTTATAACTACTTTTTCTAAATATTTTTTCTCTGTTATATTTTGTCCTAAAGAAGTAAATCCAAGTAATTTTTTATCACTTGAATAATTAGGGATTATAGTGGCATAAATCCAATAAATACTACCATCTTTATTTTTATTACTTATTTCTCCAGTCCAAATATCACCATTTCTAATAGTATTCCATAAATTGCTAAAAAATTTTTTACTATTTTGAGGATTTTTCACTACACTATGATATTTTCCTAGTAATTCATGTTTTTCATATCCACTTAAATTACAAAATGCTTGAGAAATAGAAGTTATTCTACCTTTTGAATCTGTTGCAGAAGCAATTATATATTTATCAATAAGCTCAAGATAATTATTTGAAGTATAATAAACGTTATTTAAATTAAAATCTGTGATTTTAAAATCATAAAATTTTTTATAATTTATAAAATAAAAATCTTTTAATTCTTCTATATTTTGAGTTGGTCTTTGAATAAAATAACCCTGTCCCAAATCACATCCTATTTCCACACAAGCAATATACTCCTCTAAGGTCTCTATACCCTCAGCTATAACTTTTATATTAAGTTCATGGGCAATATTTATAACATTTGCAACAAATAGTTTTTTTTTATAATCATTTACAATATCAGAAATAAAAAATCTATCAATCTTTATAAAATCTGGTGATAAATGATAAAGCATTTTTAAACCAGAATATCCCGTTCCAAAATCATCTATTGCTATACTAAAGCCTTGATTTTTATATGAATTTAAAACCTCTTCTGCATCTTTCATAGAATTAAACTGATGTTTTTCAGAGACTTCAAAAGTAACAAATTGTTTATCTAAACCAAAACAATCAAGCAAAGTATTTGTTATACCTGATTTATAATCATCCATTTCTAAAATTCGATTATCAATATTATAAAATAATAAAATATCTGGATTTTCTTCATAAAATGGTAGTAGTTTTAAAACAGCTTTTTTCCTAAGTTCTATATCTATACCAAATAATGTTTTGTTATTATAAGCATTGTCAAAAAAAACATCAATATCCTCACAATTTCGAAGTAATGCTTCAAATGCAAAAGCTTTACCATTTCTAAAATCAATTATAGGTTGATATGCAAAATCCAAATTTTTAACTGCATCTCTGTATAACTGATATAACATATTTTTAATCCTAAGTCTTTTAAATAATTAAAATATTAGGATTTTTTCACTTAGTATAATATTAATAATTAATATCAATATAAGTAATTAAATAATATAATACTCTTTGTTATCAATTAAAAAATTTTAAAGGTTATTAATGGAAAAAATAAAAGATATTTTAATATTTGGAACTTTTGGATGGGGTGTTCCTTTTGGAATTATATTTGCTTTACATAGATATTATATAGATAATATAACAACTCCTCCCTTTGGTTCATATATTGTTTTTTCAATTCTTTGTTTAGTTGCTGGAACTTTATTTGGTTATTTTACCTCTAAAATTAAAAAAGATGAAAATATATGAATATTTTAGTAAGTAGACCAAAAAAGTTTATTGATAAAACAAGAACTTATAAATTATATGTTGATGATGTTTTTATAATGGATATAAGAGATAGTGAAGAATTAAATATTGTATTACCTTTAAATTCAAAAAAAATTTGTGCAAAAATTGATTGGTGTAGCAGTAATGAATTAGATTTGAGTGAATTAAAAAATAATGATAAATTGAAAATTCATAACACTCATTCAAAAAATATTTTGATACCTTTTTATATATTATTTATAATATTTTTTAGAAAAAGTAACTATTTAAAGATTGAGAAAATCTAATTGGATTTAAACTTAGTGAATTTAAATCCAATTAATATCAATATTTTTTTGAATATTTTAAATGTATAACTAAAGTTATTAAAATAATACAAAAGAGTTCAAATATAAACATTTTATCAAAACCAAAATTTGAAACTATTATTCCTGCAATTACAGCTGAAATAATTCTCGTAAATGAAAAAATGCTTGATTGAACTGAATAATCAATAGCTCGTGATTCTTTTTTTGAATAATCCATAATCATAGAAAAAATTATAGCTGATGATAAAGCAATAGCTAAAGCTATAAAAGTAACACTTATGATTAGATAATAAAATGTTAGATTATACTGTTCAATAAAAATCAAAAGGCTTGTACTAAAAATATTAAAAAACATAAAAATAATAAGTAGACTCTTTTTTGAAAACTTCTTTCCAATATAGTTACTTAAAGCTCCTCCTAAAATAGCTATGAAACTTCCATAAATTCCAACCAAGATGATATGATACATTATAAAAAGAGTTAAAAAACTCTTTTTATTTACTGTTTCAATTGATTTAAAATTTTATTTGTATTTCTAATACTTATAATTATAGTTGCAAAAAGTAGTATAAATGCAAAAATTATACTTATAGTAACAGCAGGACTTGTAGAAATCTGCATATTGTTTCTACTTGGTTTTTCTTCTTTTTTTGTTTTAGATTCTTCAACTTTTTCAAATCCTCCTTTAGGAGGTATTCCCATTTTTTCCTCTGTATGTCCAGGTCCTCCATCTAAAACAATTTTATATGGAATTTTTGGAATATCAATAATCATCTCTTTATCATCTGTTAATCTTTGTTCAAAAAGAATTTCTTCCGAATTTAAAGCAATAATCTTAACTAAAGCACCAGCTGCACTCTCTCCTGTATTAAATTCACCTTCTATACTTATAGTTCCATCTTGATTATCTAAAACATTCAAAACTAATGAATGAGAAAAAAGATATATAGGGGTTAATACTAAGATAATTATATTTATTAATTTTTTCATTTTATTTTCCTTGATTTTTATTAAAAAGTTTAAATTCATCTCTATTTTTTGGAAGTTTTATTGCTATTAAAATCAACAATATTCCAAATAAAACAAGTGCAATATCAACTGCTAAAATATTTGAAGTTAAAATCATAGGATTAAAACTTATTAAATGGAAAATTGAAGCCACTATAAATAAAATTCCACCTATTAAAAAAAATTCTTTACTTGCTTCATAAGAGTTTGTTCTGTAAAATGACCAAAACAATGTAAATAACCAAACATTATAAAAAATTCCTTGTTGCCACAAAAATCTATCTTCTAAATCAAATGGTAAACTCCATTGTAAAACAAACAAAACTGCCGTTGCAGGAATAACTCCTATCATAGTTGCAAGTGATAATTTCCCCATCCAGTGATAAAATACTACTTTTCCTTGAAACTTTTTAGCTTTTTTTTCTAACCATAACATAACACCAAAACCAATTGCAACACCACAAAGTGCCATAACAAATGCAACTAAAAATCTTGAAAAAATATCAATACCAAATAAAAAATGTAAGAAAAAAAGTCCTTCAGCTACAAATACAGGAAAAACATTGTCGAGAACTTTTTTATTTTCTATAAGTTCCCCTGTATGTATATTAAAAGATACATAAGGAATATTAAAAATTCCTCCATTTAAAAATGGTTTATATGGGTTATAACCTACAAATTCAGCTTTAGCAGTTACATCTCCCCAGTTTATAAGTCTAATTTGTTTAAATGTTAATTGAGGATTTACTTCATTTGCTTTTTTTAGAAGTTCAGATAAAGGTAACATAGTAGCACTTATATTTTCTTTTTTTGTAGGTTTATTTTGAGGAAAAAGAACACTACCAACAACGCCATCAATTGCATTTGCTTCACCTTTAGTCAAAATTTTTGACATAGGTCCTGCACCTATTAATCCTACATTCATAACTGCCCCTGTTAGAGTAATAAGTAAAAATGGAATAAAAGCCCATGTAAAAATTTTTACATGTATTGTAGAAAATAGAGCTTGTTGATTTTTTGCCTTATAACTAAATTTAAACAAATATATTAATATCAATCCTGTAATTACTAAAACCATTGTCCCTACTGCAACAAAACCAAAAGATAATCTACCTATTAATTTTAATGGTTGTCCATAATGAAGTTGATTTAAAAACTCAGCTAAATTAGTAACTGTTTTATCTTCATCTTCTAATTTTTCTGTTGTTATTGGATTAAATACTACTGGTTTTACAAATCTATTTGATATGCTAACAGCTGGATCTCCCATTCTTCCAGGAATATTTATAATTATATTATCTCTTGGAAAATTTGGATCTTTTAAAACTTTACTTACCATATCATTATAATCAATCTGTGTAATATCAACTTTTTCAATATACCTAGAAGGTTTTTCCCAAGTTTGTATATAAGGTAAAAATATTGCAAATACTCCAAAAAATATTGCAAGATACATAATAATTGAAAAAGTAATTCCAGCTGCTATATGAAGTCTAAAAAGTCTTTGTTTAAATAATTTTAATTTTGAATCTTCCACAAAAACTCCTTAATATAAAAAATATAATGCAATAGAAAAAATAGTAGTTGGTACTATAAATTTTAACAAAGCTTCTAATTTAGTAAAAGATAAAGCAATCCAAGTAGCTGTACAAGCCCAAACAAAAGTATTAAACATTATAGAAAATATTGCTGCTTCTTTTATTTCTAAAGGAATTACAAAAGCAAGTAAAGTCATACCTAAATATGCTACAACTAACCCGCCAAAAATGGCGGTAATTGTTCTAAAAAGACCTATTGTCTTTCCTTTTTCTTCAGGAGTAGATAAATCATTATAAATTTTTTTTATCATTTTAGACTCTTTTAAAATTTATAAGCTATTGTTGCTAAAATAGTTCTTGGTGTTCCTACATATACTCTTGTTCCTGCTGCATTACTAGAAAGTGCTCCATCAATATATTCTTCATCACTTAGATTTTGTACACTTAAGTTTGCTCTCCAATGACCTTTTTTATAACCAACTGTTGCGTTATAAATAAGTGCTGAATCTAATTTTATATTATTTGCTTCATCTGCAAATTTGCTTCCTATATATCTAGCCCCTGCACCTATATAATAATCTGGTAGATTAAGTGCTGATAATTTATAAGTTGTAAATAAATTTGCTGTATGTTTTGGGATATTTCTTAAATCATTATCATTTTTATCTTTATTTTTAGTTGCTGTAAATCCATAAGATCCAATAATTGACCAATTTGAAGTAATATCACCACTTAAATCAAGTTCAAATCCTTGACTCTCTTGTACTCCACTTGCTTTATATTTTGTGTTAGTAGGATCATTTGGATCAAGTTGTGCTACATTTTCTTTTTCAATTTTAAATAAAGCAGTTGTTAAATCAAATCTATCATCAAATAGTTTTTGTTTAATTCCAAGTTCATAACCTTTCCCTGTTTCTGGATCTAAAATCTTATTATTTATATCTTTTGAACTATTTGGAGTAAATGATTCAGAATAGTTTGTGTATAAAGAAGTTTGTGGTGTTAGATGATAAACTAAACCAAATGATGGAGTTGTAGCATCTGTTTTTTGTCCAGTATTTGGTTTTGATTCACTATATCTTAATCCTGCATTAAAAATTAAATCATCAGTTAAATTTATACTATCTTGTAAAAAAGTTCCCCAAGATTCTACATTTGTTTTATTTCCTGACATATTTGCTGCATTTGGATGATCACTCAAACTTGTGAGGTATTCATAAATAGGATTTGATAAATTTATATTATATGGTTTAGTTGTATCATAAAACATGGTAGTTTGAGAATATGCTTTATTATAATCTGCTCCAATACTAATATTATTTTTTAAATTTAAAATATTTACTTCTTTATTTAAAGTATATTGTAAAGCATGTTCTTGAAATTCCTGTTTTTGGAAAGCATAATATCTTGTTAAAATATTTGTTGTTTGATTGTATCTTGCTGGCATATGTACATCACCATTGTTTCCAACATAATCAATATATCTATATTTAAAATTTGAATTCCAAGTATTAAAAGTACTATCAAAATCAAATCCAGCAATTTTTTGTGTTTTTTCAAACTCTTCATCAGGGTGTGAAATCATATTTTCTATGGGAGCTACTAATTCTCCTTTACTATTTACATAAGTACCAAAAGCTGAAGGTGTTGTTTCATTTGTATATTCTGTTACAAAAGTTAAGGTGTTATTGTCATTTATATCATAAGCTAAACTTGGGGCTACAAATACTTTATTTGTATTTGTATTACTATTTGTCCAACCCTCATCATATTTTAAACTTGATAATAATCTAAAATATATTGATTTATCTTCATTTAAACTCCCTGCTAAATCTATTTTCGGACTATACGATGGATTATCTGTTGCTTCAAATTCTATTGATGCTAAAGATTCTTTGGTTGGTTTCTTTTTAACTAAATTTACTATTCCTCCAGGACTTGATTCTCCATATTGTAAAGAATCAGGACCTTTTTGAATTTCAACTGCTTCAAAATTAAAAATGTCTGGGTGAGCCATTTTATTTGTAATTTTCATTCCATCAATCAAAATTGGAACTCCTGAAAATCCTCTCATAGATATTTGATTTGTTCTTCCATGACTATCACCTGTATATACAGTATTTGATGACATTTCTATAATATCCTCAATATTTTGAAAATGAGCATCTTCAATAACTGTTTGATTAAATGTTTGAATGGATTTTGCTGTATCTTCTTTATTTATTGCTGTTCTATTTAATTTTATTTTCTCATCACTTTGATAGTTTGAATTAACTTTTCCATTAATAGTTATTTCTTCAAGTTGTGTAGTTTCTTGTGCAAATAATGCTGAACTTGATAATAAAATTGCACATAGATTTAAAGATAAATTTCTTTTTGAAAGATTATTTTTCACTTTTTTTCTCCTCTAAAATTTTGAGGAATATTACTTTAAATGATAGTAATTATCAATATTTAAATATCAATAAAAGGAAAAAAATGTCTACGAAAGGGAGAATCTAAAACTTATTGATTTGTTTTTGATAAATACTTGGACTTACTCCAAAATGATCAGAAAAAAGCTTACTAAAATATCCTGTATGTTTGTACCCAACATTTAATGCTACTTCTTTTACACTATAATCTTTTTGCAATAACTCTTTTGCAACTTCTAAACGTCTTTTTTGAAGCATTTCTAAAATTGTCATTCCGTAGTATTCTTTAAAATCTTTTTTTAAATAACACTCATTTATAGCCGATTTATAAGCAATTTCTTTGATTGAAAGATTAGAATTATATTCTTGCATAATTATTTCTTTTGCTCTTTGTAAACTTGATACTCTATTTTTATCATAATTTAACATTAAATTATCCAAAGATTTAGCAACTTTTTCAATAGTATAATGGATTAAGTTTGTAGTTTTTGATTCTAAATAAATAGTTTTTAAAATGTCTTTGAAAGTATTTTCATCTTTAAAATAATCAAATAATTCACATTGTAAAGAGTCAATTTGTAAATCTTTTAAAATATAATAACTTTCTTCATGAGCTTTTTGCATATATTTTTGAATATCTTCAATAGAATACGCAAGTTTTAAAAAAAGTTCTTCCTTCATTCCAATTGCAAATTCTATTAAAGGTTCATTTTTTTTCAAGGGAACCTCCACATAAAAATCACTTGAAGAAAGACCTACAATAAAATGATTCTTTTTTAAAATATACTCTTTTTTGTCTTTGTAGATAAAATTTATATCTGTAGCTAAATTAAAAATTAAACTTGCCCCTGCAACATTACAATCTTCAACCAATAAAAAGTCTTTATGAGGGATAAAACTTCTCACAAATACAGCTATCCCATTTCCTAAGTCATAAAAGATTGTAAAACCTTTTCCAAACTCTTCTTTTATTGTAGCTATTGAAATTTCTCTTGAAAAAGGATTTGATATTTTTTTTGATACTTCAATTAGATTTATATAATTTATTTTTTCTATGTCTTTCATGTGTGGATTCTACAAAGTTTAGCATTAAAAACAAAATAATAAACTATAAACTTACGACTGGATTTCAAAATACCTGAAAAAGTACATTTTGTTTTTTGTTTTGTTAGTTAAATAATCAGTTTTTAGGAAAACTTAATATTTTGAAATCCATGCGTAAATCTACAATTGAAGAACTTGAAATAAATTTCAAGCTCTTTTTATTTCTTCTAATATTTTATTTGTATTTTTATTACTAAAATAAATTGCCAAACCAAACAAAATCAAACACAAAATAAAAAATAAAATTGTTATTAAATCCCATTCATTATTTGTATTTTGTGCTATTGATAGTTTTGAGTTTACTTCATTTACTTTTTCTTTTAGTTCTTCTTTAAATCCCTCAATTGGTGCAATACCATCTTTTACTATTGTATGTCCTGGTCCTCCATCTAATACAATTTGATATGGCTCTTTTGGAATAGAGATAGTTAATTCACTCTCTTGTGGAAGTCTCTCTTTATACAAAACTTCACCATTTACAAGAGACTCTAATCTTATCATAGCTCCTGCTGCATCTTCTCCTGTACTAAACTCTCCTACAACTGTTATTGTATTATCTCCATTATCCATAACATTCATTATTAGATTATGGGCATACAGACTTATACTTAAAAATATAAACACAAATATTTTTTTCATTTTATTTCTCCTTTTTTTTAATTTCTTTTCGTCCAAAAAGCTTGAATTTTTTCTCTATTTGTTGGTAATTTATAAGCAACAAAAAGTAAAACTGCCCCAAATATAAATAATCCAATATCAACACTTAAAATAGTAGTCATTCCCTCATTCCAAAGTCTAATAGGAGAAAAACCACTGTTGATAAAATGAATAATTGGACTAAGTACAAATAAAACTCCACCTAGATATAAAAACTCTTTTGCCGTTTTATATGAGTTTAATCTATAAAAAGCCCAAGTTAAACTTCCTATCCATAAAACAGCAAAAAGTCCTTTTTGTATTAAAACTCTATTTTCCATATCAAAAGGTAAAAGCCATTGTAAGAAAAACAGTAAACCAGTTGCTGGAATAACTCCAATCATTACAGCTAAAGAGAGTTTTCCAAAACCTTGATAAACAGGAATTCCATCGGGAAATTTTCTAGCTCTTTTTTCAAGCCAAAGCAACACACCAAAACCTAGAGCAAAGGTTGAAACACTCATAATAGCCACAACTAAAAACCTAGTAAAAGTATCAACTCCAAATAAAAAGTGTAAGAAAAAAACACTATCATAAAACAGTCCACTCCAGTGTTTGTCCATCACCGTTTGTTGTGTTATTAAACTTCCATCAACTCCACTTAGAGTAACGCTTGGTTTATTTGAAATACCATTTAAAAATGGCATATAAGGGTTATATCCCTCAAACTTTGCAATACCACTTGAATCTTGCCAATTTATGATTTTTACCATTTGAAAATCAATTTGAGGAGCTATTTCTTTTGCTTTTTTTAATAATTCATTTATTGGAAGCATTTGAGCATTATCATTTTTCTTTTCAAGTCTTGGTTCATTGGGATATAAAATAGGACCTGTTAAAGCCCATACATCATGACTTTCTCCCTTTGAAGCTAAATATGCCATGGGAGCAGAACCACTATAACCAATATTCATATACGCACCCGTTAATGTGATGATAATAAAAGGAGGAAATACCCAAGTAAATATTTTTCTGTGCCATTTTGAAAATGTTCCTGTTGGTGTTGAGGAACTATTTTTATACTTTATTTTTATTATTAAAATAACTCCACCAATCACCAAAAACATTCCAGCAACTGCCATAAAACCAAAAACAATATAACCAAAATCTTTAAAAGGTCTTCCATAATGCATGTGATTTAAAAAACTTGCTAATCTTGACAAATCACCTTCATTTTGTACTTCTTGATTTGTATTTGGATTAAATACTTTTGTTTCCACAAATTCTGTACTTATTCTAAGAGATGGGTCTTGCATATATCCTGGGAAAATTATCGAGATAGGATTAACTTTTGGATAATCAGGGTCATTTAAAACAGGTTCTATCATTGAGTTATAATCAATCGTTGTAATATCTGCCATTTGAAAATGCCTTGATGGCTTTTCCCATACTTGAATATAGGGAAGTAATATTGCAAAGATTCCAAAAAATACTGCCACATACATAAGTAACGAAAAACTTACACCTGTTGCCACATGTACTCTTTGGAGTCTTTGTTTTAATAGTTTATTTGATTCTTTTTCTATATTTTCGTTCATTTTTTTCCTTAAATATTATATAAAATAGCTATAAGAATTGAAAATATCAAAGCAGGAATCACAACTCTTAATAAGGCACTTAATCTACTTGGAGCAACACTTATCCAAATAGCAACACCAGCCCAAGCCATAGTATTAAAAAGTAAAGGAACAATTATTGATTCCCCTGCACTTCCAGGGATTATATAAATAAGTAAAGTCATACCTAAATAAGCTACAACTAAACCTCCAAAAATAGCACAGAGTGTTCTAAATAGCCCGATTTTTTTTCCAGATTGTTCTGGTATGGATAGAGTTTTTATTAATTTTTTCATTTTTTTCCTTGTTTAAAAAAGAGACTTTTAGGTCTCTTTTTATTAAAATTCCATTTTCATTGAAAGTGCTATATTTCTAGGTTCACCAAAAGAGGTTGAACTTCTCCAATACTCTTTATTAGTTAAATTTGTAACATTAACAATGTAAGTTGTTGGATATTTATCTAATTTAGTTTTATATCTTAACCCTCCATCATAAACTGTATAAGATGGAATAACATCTGTATTTACTTCATCTCTATATGATTTCCCTGTCCAATAAGCTCCACCTGTTACTGCTAAACCTTGAAGAGTAGGAATATTATACTCAGCATATAGTTTTGCCATTTTAGAAGCAGTATTTGTTGGTTTTTTCCCTTCATTTGATACAGCTTTATCTATTTCTAAATCCATAATTGTTCCACCAGTTACAACTGTTAAATTATCAGTTATTTTTCCAGTTACTGTTAGCTCTAAACCTTGATGAATCACTAATCCATCTTGAGTTAAAGTTGGTTTTGAAAGAGTTTGTTTTTCATAAGAGTTTGCTTTTTCTATTCTAAATAGTGCTGAACTTAAAAGTAGATTTTGTGAAAGTGAATATTTCGCTCCAAATTCATACTGTTTACTTACATAAGGGTCAAATATTTCTCCAGCATTTGAATAAAAATCTCCAACAATTGTACCACTTTCTAAAGATTTCATATATGTTGTATATGTTGTTAAATCTTCAAATGGTTTGTAAATTAAAGATAGACTTGGCGTTACATCATTAGCATCATATCCACCTGTTTTTTCACCATTAATATTGTAATTTTTTTCTTCCACTTTTGCATAATTGAATCCAACTAATGCACTCCAATTTTCATCAAATTTTATATCATCACCTATCATAAAATTTGTTTTTTCATTACGACTTGATAGATAAGTTTTATTATTAGTACTACCGATATAAGTTGGTCTTGAAACATTGTTCAATTGGTCTAATGTATAACTGCCTAAATTAACCCATTCCCAAGCACCTTCTATACCATTACTTTTAGTTTTATTACCTGAAACTCCCATGGTTAAAGTATGCCCAACTTTTAAAGTATTAAAATCAATATCTGTATAAACATAAGCACCTTGAGTTGTTGATGTATGAGGAAATGATCTATAATAATTAAGTCTATATGTCCCATCATAATTATCATAAACATAAGGCATAGACATATCATTTTCATGGTCAAGATGAATATATGCTGTTCTAAGTTTTACATTGTCATTGATTTGCCATAATGATTTAAATCCAAGTCTATCTTGAGAAGTATCAGAAAAAGTCCAATCAGGTGAATATCCTTGTTTAGGGTCCAAAATACTTGCAGATTGATTACTAAAAACTGAAGCTGTTAATTTATCTGTTTTATTTTTTTTGTGAGATGCATCAAATGTAAAAATTAAATCATCTGTAACTCTCCAATCCAACGCTCCTGCGATTAAATCTCTATCTATTTTTTGATTTTTGATTGCTGTTTCACCATTTTG
The sequence above is drawn from the Arcobacter cloacae genome and encodes:
- a CDS encoding EAL domain-containing protein, producing MLYQLYRDAVKNLDFAYQPIIDFRNGKAFAFEALLRNCEDIDVFFDNAYNNKTLFGIDIELRKKAVLKLLPFYEENPDILLFYNIDNRILEMDDYKSGITNTLLDCFGLDKQFVTFEVSEKHQFNSMKDAEEVLNSYKNQGFSIAIDDFGTGYSGLKMLYHLSPDFIKIDRFFISDIVNDYKKKLFVANVINIAHELNIKVIAEGIETLEEYIACVEIGCDLGQGYFIQRPTQNIEELKDFYFINYKKFYDFKITDFNLNNVYYTSNNYLELIDKYIIASATDSKGRITSISQAFCNLSGYEKHELLGKYHSVVKNPQNSKKFFSNLWNTIRNGDIWTGEISNKNKDGSIYWIYATIIPNYSSDKKLLGFTSLGQNITEKKYLEKVVITDYLTGIYNKKYFEENLIKFIEKAIKFDFSLTLAFIDIDNFKLYNDTYGHNNADKALIKIAQCVQNLCTKNDILCRIGGEEFALISLNKNQISSKDFLVNMCDSVENLKIKHEKNQNISSFITISCGAIFIKKENLNMDSEIFIQLADNLLYKAKKNGKNKIFFEEISK
- a CDS encoding helix-turn-helix domain-containing protein, which gives rise to MKDIEKINYINLIEVSKKISNPFSREISIATIKEEFGKGFTIFYDLGNGIAVFVRSFIPHKDFLLVEDCNVAGASLIFNLATDINFIYKDKKEYILKKNHFIVGLSSSDFYVEVPLKKNEPLIEFAIGMKEELFLKLAYSIEDIQKYMQKAHEESYYILKDLQIDSLQCELFDYFKDENTFKDILKTIYLESKTTNLIHYTIEKVAKSLDNLMLNYDKNRVSSLQRAKEIIMQEYNSNLSIKEIAYKSAINECYLKKDFKEYYGMTILEMLQKRRLEVAKELLQKDYSVKEVALNVGYKHTGYFSKLFSDHFGVSPSIYQKQINKF
- a CDS encoding TonB-dependent siderophore receptor, translating into MKNNLSKRNLSLNLCAILLSSSALFAQETTQLEEITINGKVNSNYQSDEKIKLNRTAINKEDTAKSIQTFNQTVIEDAHFQNIEDIIEMSSNTVYTGDSHGRTNQISMRGFSGVPILIDGMKITNKMAHPDIFNFEAVEIQKGPDSLQYGESSPGGIVNLVKKKPTKESLASIEFEATDNPSYSPKIDLAGSLNEDKSIYFRLLSSLKYDEGWTNSNTNTNKVFVAPSLAYDINDNNTLTFVTEYTNETTPSAFGTYVNSKGELVAPIENMISHPDEEFEKTQKIAGFDFDSTFNTWNSNFKYRYIDYVGNNGDVHMPARYNQTTNILTRYYAFQKQEFQEHALQYTLNKEVNILNLKNNISIGADYNKAYSQTTMFYDTTKPYNINLSNPIYEYLTSLSDHPNAANMSGNKTNVESWGTFLQDSINLTDDLIFNAGLRYSESKPNTGQKTDATTPSFGLVYHLTPQTSLYTNYSESFTPNSSKDINNKILDPETGKGYELGIKQKLFDDRFDLTTALFKIEKENVAQLDPNDPTNTKYKASGVQESQGFELDLSGDITSNWSIIGSYGFTATKNKDKNDNDLRNIPKHTANLFTTYKLSALNLPDYYIGAGARYIGSKFADEANNIKLDSALIYNATVGYKKGHWRANLSVQNLSDEEYIDGALSSNAAGTRVYVGTPRTILATIAYKF
- a CDS encoding PepSY-associated TM helix domain-containing protein, which produces MEDSKLKLFKQRLFRLHIAAGITFSIIMYLAIFFGVFAIFLPYIQTWEKPSRYIEKVDITQIDYNDMVSKVLKDPNFPRDNIIINIPGRMGDPAVSISNRFVKPVVFNPITTEKLEDEDKTVTNLAEFLNQLHYGQPLKLIGRLSFGFVAVGTMVLVITGLILIYLFKFSYKAKNQQALFSTIHVKIFTWAFIPFLLITLTGAVMNVGLIGAGPMSKILTKGEANAIDGVVGSVLFPQNKPTKKENISATMLPLSELLKKANEVNPQLTFKQIRLINWGDVTAKAEFVGYNPYKPFLNGGIFNIPYVSFNIHTGELIENKKVLDNVFPVFVAEGLFFLHFLFGIDIFSRFLVAFVMALCGVAIGFGVMLWLEKKAKKFQGKVVFYHWMGKLSLATMIGVIPATAVLFVLQWSLPFDLEDRFLWQQGIFYNVWLFTLFWSFYRTNSYEASKEFFLIGGILFIVASIFHLISFNPMILTSNILAVDIALVLFGILLILIAIKLPKNRDEFKLFNKNQGK
- a CDS encoding PepSY-associated TM helix domain-containing protein, which codes for MNENIEKESNKLLKQRLQRVHVATGVSFSLLMYVAVFFGIFAILLPYIQVWEKPSRHFQMADITTIDYNSMIEPVLNDPDYPKVNPISIIFPGYMQDPSLRISTEFVETKVFNPNTNQEVQNEGDLSRLASFLNHMHYGRPFKDFGYIVFGFMAVAGMFLVIGGVILIIKIKYKNSSSTPTGTFSKWHRKIFTWVFPPFIIITLTGAYMNIGYSGSAPMAYLASKGESHDVWALTGPILYPNEPRLEKKNDNAQMLPINELLKKAKEIAPQIDFQMVKIINWQDSSGIAKFEGYNPYMPFLNGISNKPSVTLSGVDGSLITQQTVMDKHWSGLFYDSVFFLHFLFGVDTFTRFLVVAIMSVSTFALGFGVLLWLEKRARKFPDGIPVYQGFGKLSLAVMIGVIPATGLLFFLQWLLPFDMENRVLIQKGLFAVLWIGSLTWAFYRLNSYKTAKEFLYLGGVLFVLSPIIHFINSGFSPIRLWNEGMTTILSVDIGLFIFGAVLLFVAYKLPTNREKIQAFWTKRN
- a CDS encoding MFS transporter, coding for MVGIYGSFIAILGGALSNYIGKKFSKKSLLIIFMFFNIFSTSLLIFIEQYNLTFYYLIISVTFIALAIALSSAIIFSMIMDYSKKESRAIDYSVQSSIFSFTRIISAVIAGIIVSNFGFDKMFIFELFCIILITLVIHLKYSKKY